A single window of Sparus aurata chromosome 22, fSpaAur1.1, whole genome shotgun sequence DNA harbors:
- the LOC115574176 gene encoding inactive peptidyl-prolyl cis-trans isomerase FKBP6 isoform X4, protein MSGNGLVHSIQRLINSEERLRTPSPFDHLRQQMDDVLGDGGILKEVVHPGEGPPVPQNASVLIHYSGFLEYSAEPFETTTNLKYPRMMKLGRDLTLAGLELGLLTMRRGEFSRFLLQPHYAYGNMGCPPFIPAAAVVLYEVHILDFLDSGQVDEFIALSPEEQNTVSLSKLLEVVNTVRSFGNRCFNQSHYDNAKRRYKEALMLLENRETEREAEKDGIRTALLPLFLNLSITELRLDSPHKALKYGNKALEIDSANTKALFRCGQAYLELREYESAQDCLITAQARKPFDTDINNLLRKVAMSYKDTLDKEKDMCSKMFRDLRDK, encoded by the exons ATGTCTGGAAACGGGTTAGTCCACAGTATCCAGAGGTTAATAAACTCCGAGGAGCGGCTGAGGACTCCG AGTCCGTTCGACCATCTCCGACAGCAGATGGATGATGTGTTGGGAGATGGAGGCATCCTGAAGGAGGTGGTCCACCCTGGAGAGGGCCCACCTGTACCTCAAAACGCTTCTGTACTGA TCCATTACTCTGGTTTTCTGGAGTATTCTGCTGAACCTTTCGAAACTACCACAAACTTAAAGTACCCCCGGATGATGAAGTTAGGCAGAG ATTTGACGCTGGCCGGACTAGAGCTTGGTCTGTTAACCATGCGGAGAGGAGAGTTCTCTCGTTTCCTCCTCCAGCCCCACTATGCATACGGGAACATGGGTTGTCCTCCGTTCATCCCCGCTGCTGCCGTGGTTCTGTACGAGGTTCACATCCTCGACTTCCTCGACTCGGGACAAGTGGACGAATTCATCGCACTGAGTCCG GAGGAGCAGAACACAGTTTCTCTGTCGAAGCTTCTTGAAGTTGTCAACACAGTCCGCAGCTTTGGCAACCGTTGCTTCAACCAGAGTCATTACGACAACGCCAAACGTCGCTACAAAGAG GCACTGATGCTGCTGgagaacagagagacagagagagaagcagagaaggACGGGATCAGGACGGCGCTGCTTCCTCTCTTCCTGAACCTTTCTATCACCGAGCTCCGTCTGGACAGCCCACACAAAGCCCTGAAATACGGCAACAAAGCCTTGGAGATCGACTCAGCCAACACAAAGGCTCTTTTCCGCTGTGGACAG GCGTATCTGGAGCTGCGTGAGTACGAGAGCGCCCAGGATTGCCTCATAACGGCTCAAGCGAGGAAGCCCTTTGACACTGACATCAACAACCTACTGAGGAAAGTGGCAAT